The following coding sequences are from one Plasmodium coatneyi strain Hackeri chromosome 11, complete sequence window:
- a CDS encoding Rhomboid-like protein, producing MNFFSNSSNNSKSSKSRDGNLLTCKYTMSFNKTFKKDISFIQILFPSFTVKSITTSFFLFLYFTFFLINVCNFDRTAPLYLSEPVLKQYGMSRNSVTNNHQYYKLLTATFFHSNVWNLIINAYYLMNIGIIVEKSYGKAHYMAIMLLSALCGNFLLCATSNCGSVYMGISTILSGFMGLFLQEIVENYKKLTDRWSIIGNYVFALLSLYLTISMFSFNGNILGNLGGIFGGFCYPYLTKKDTFHGQEKKVRLTLAILLTLLLSSTLISLIVAKC from the exons atgaacttcTTCTCTAACTCATCCAACAATTCCAAGTCGAGCAAGTCCAGAGATGGCAACCTGCTCACGTGTAAATATACCATGAGCTTTAACAAGACGTTTAAGAAGGACATCTCTTTCATTCAGATTTTGTTTCCGTCCTTTACTGTGAAGAGCATCAcgacctcctttttcctgttcctatattttaccttcttccttataaatgtgtgcaaCTTTGACAGGACGGCCCCGCTGTATCTGAGCGA ACCTGTGTTGAAACAATATGGAATGAGCAGGAACTCCGTCACAAACAACCACCAGTATTACAAATTATTGACGGCCACCTTTTTCCACTCCAACGTTTGGAACTTAATA ATTAATGCTTActatttaatgaacataggGATCATCGTCGAGAAGAG CTACGGAAAGGCACATTACATGGCGATAATGCTTCTAAGTGCTCTTTGCGGGAACTTCCTCCTCTGTGCTACGTCCAACTGCGGCAGC gtcTACATGGGAATCAGCACCATTTTGTCCGGATTCATGGGTCTGTTCCTGCAGGAAATTGTTGAGAACTACAAAAAGCTGACGGACAGATGGAGCATCATTGGAAACTACGT ATTTGCACTGTTGTCCCTTTATTTGACCATATCgatgttttcctttaatG GAAACATCTTGGGAAACCTGGGAGGGATTTTCGGTGGCTTCTGTTATCCGTACCTCACTAAAAAGGACACCTTCCACGG GCAGGAGAAGAAAGTTAGACTTACCCTCGCCATTCTGCTGACTCTACTCCTCAGTTCAACCCTGATCAGTTTGATCGTGGCCAAGTGTTAA